A genomic region of Candidatus Hydrogenedentota bacterium contains the following coding sequences:
- a CDS encoding zinc-ribbon domain-containing protein: MQVCYTKCRSCGESIRVSAKFCFHCGRSARPIPVFWFSFLCVLYGAYVILHNMELV; this comes from the coding sequence ATGCAAGTCTGTTACACGAAATGTCGCTCCTGCGGAGAGTCCATACGGGTCAGCGCGAAATTCTGCTTCCACTGCGGGCGAAGCGCGCGTCCGATTCCGGTCTTCTGGTTCTCCTTTCTCTGCGTGCTCTATGGCGCGTATGTAATCCTTCATAACATGGAACTCGTCTAG
- a CDS encoding glycosyltransferase family 4 protein gives MTSPEKIPVIIAVGDFASGVTSWALRLREAFEAHPRYRILLMNCTDTRNRIADFDLHAASARRARELLAAFDTAIVVPNFVWDLIPICVEINATGKQLRCIGYCRADSEPEYYAPLRWYAPAFAQFATVSPACTRALAERLDRDPASIHTLPAGVHVPEMLDRAWQTAPIRLAYGGRIVQEQKRVMDFVPLVAALEARGVDFRFDIAGVGPQRDELERSIAGVDTAGRVRFHPRRKPPEMPAFWADHDVFVQVSDFEGTSNSMLESMAAGVVPVLTRTASGVDGIVAHGENGFLAPPGDMDALADAIAQLASDPARLARMGAAAHAAVRPCAMPRHVELFAAMLNAALEAPPAAWPEGRPLAPPEPFHGVRLAPDHAVPGKRRIAILFPSPLRGGAEDYALAVAAGAVRAGHDVHAACSKRTALRDLTRDFFRAGVFHHTLEICDVGPKSGQALFYKRFTRTIRLLRRLKPDAALYMLCGMQYGFLSLLACAVAKTPTLVVFQLVRDDIRIPPRRRAIYRWMRARGQRYVAVSAENRDRLARAFGMPPDEILVIPNGVRIDRFAFDDEQRAGARARVREALNLPPDAVLCLTVGRLSHQKGHDILVPAIPHVVARFPGVHFLWAGDGPREKKLRALLVTYGASPHVTLLGRRDDMPELLNACDLLVHPARFEGQPFSVLEAMAAGLPVVSAAASGIPEIIAHEVHGLLCRPDDIGALRDAILDALADPEAMARRADAARERVAEFSEDAMIAQTLRALDALADGP, from the coding sequence GTGACTTCCCCCGAAAAAATCCCCGTAATCATCGCGGTCGGCGATTTCGCCAGCGGTGTTACGTCGTGGGCGCTTCGGCTTCGCGAGGCCTTTGAAGCCCACCCGCGCTACCGAATCCTGCTGATGAACTGCACGGACACGCGCAACCGGATCGCGGACTTCGATCTCCACGCGGCCAGCGCCCGCCGCGCGCGGGAGCTCCTGGCGGCCTTCGATACCGCCATTGTCGTCCCCAACTTCGTCTGGGATCTCATACCGATCTGTGTGGAGATCAACGCAACTGGCAAGCAACTTCGGTGCATCGGGTACTGCCGCGCGGATTCCGAGCCGGAGTACTACGCGCCGCTCCGCTGGTACGCCCCCGCCTTCGCGCAATTCGCCACGGTCAGCCCCGCTTGCACGCGCGCGCTGGCCGAACGCCTCGATCGCGATCCGGCTTCGATCCACACCCTGCCCGCCGGGGTGCATGTTCCCGAAATGCTGGACCGCGCCTGGCAAACCGCGCCCATCCGCCTCGCGTACGGCGGCCGCATCGTGCAGGAGCAGAAGCGCGTGATGGACTTCGTTCCGCTTGTCGCCGCCCTCGAGGCGCGCGGCGTGGATTTCCGCTTCGATATCGCCGGCGTGGGACCGCAACGGGATGAACTGGAGCGGAGCATCGCGGGAGTCGATACCGCCGGACGCGTCCGCTTCCACCCGCGCCGCAAGCCGCCGGAGATGCCCGCGTTCTGGGCCGATCATGATGTATTCGTGCAGGTGTCGGACTTCGAGGGTACGAGCAACAGCATGCTCGAGTCCATGGCCGCTGGCGTCGTGCCGGTCCTGACCAGAACCGCCAGCGGCGTGGACGGCATCGTCGCGCACGGCGAGAACGGCTTCCTGGCGCCCCCCGGGGACATGGATGCCCTGGCGGACGCCATTGCCCAACTCGCCTCGGACCCCGCTCGCCTCGCGCGTATGGGGGCGGCGGCGCATGCGGCGGTGCGGCCCTGCGCCATGCCACGGCACGTGGAACTGTTCGCCGCCATGCTCAACGCGGCCCTGGAGGCGCCCCCGGCGGCGTGGCCCGAGGGCCGCCCCCTGGCCCCGCCCGAGCCGTTCCACGGCGTCCGGCTCGCCCCGGACCACGCCGTACCCGGCAAACGCCGCATCGCCATACTCTTCCCCTCGCCGCTACGTGGGGGCGCGGAAGACTACGCGCTGGCCGTCGCGGCGGGCGCCGTTCGCGCGGGCCATGATGTCCACGCCGCCTGCTCGAAGCGCACCGCCCTGCGAGATTTGACGCGGGACTTTTTTCGCGCCGGGGTCTTTCACCACACGCTGGAAATCTGCGATGTCGGCCCGAAATCGGGGCAGGCCCTCTTCTACAAACGCTTCACGCGCACCATCCGTCTGCTCCGGCGCCTGAAACCGGACGCCGCGCTCTACATGCTCTGTGGCATGCAGTATGGCTTCCTCAGCCTGCTCGCGTGCGCCGTCGCAAAAACCCCGACCCTCGTGGTCTTCCAGCTCGTGCGCGACGACATCCGCATCCCGCCACGCCGCCGCGCCATCTACCGCTGGATGCGCGCCCGGGGCCAGCGATACGTCGCTGTGTCCGCCGAAAACCGGGACCGGCTCGCCCGCGCCTTTGGAATGCCGCCGGACGAGATTCTCGTTATCCCGAATGGCGTTCGGATAGACCGCTTCGCCTTCGACGATGAGCAACGGGCCGGAGCCCGCGCGCGCGTTCGGGAAGCACTCAACCTCCCCCCCGACGCCGTGCTCTGCCTGACCGTCGGACGCCTCAGCCACCAGAAGGGCCACGATATCCTTGTCCCGGCCATCCCACACGTTGTGGCGCGCTTCCCCGGGGTTCATTTTCTCTGGGCGGGCGACGGGCCCCGGGAGAAAAAACTGCGCGCCCTGCTGGTTACCTATGGCGCGTCCCCGCACGTCACCCTGCTCGGGCGGCGGGACGATATGCCGGAGCTCCTGAACGCCTGCGACCTCCTCGTGCACCCCGCGCGCTTTGAAGGCCAGCCCTTCTCCGTGCTTGAAGCGATGGCGGCCGGCCTGCCCGTGGTCAGCGCCGCCGCCAGCGGCATTCCGGAGATCATCGCCCACGAGGTCCACGGGCTGCTCTGCCGGCCCGACGATATTGGCGCACTGCGCGACGCGATCCTCGACGCGCTGGCGGATCCCGAAGCGATGGCGCGCCGCGCCGACGCCGCCCGGGAACGCGTCGCGGAATTCAGCGAGGACGCCATGATCGCCCAGACCCTGCGCGCGCTGGACGCGCTGGCGGATGGCCCATGA
- a CDS encoding glycosyltransferase, with translation MTAPPVDTRPIVLWIHPGGLVPISGGGAARTWALIAHLRAGGFAVHLVTGDHGEHNAGLEALVDRLWIPGGAAPPSGRPATKAALERTLKGLWRRLDPDLRAYRRLAARSNRPSASLNALVRNRRPALEAFAGEIAYRIHPTAAIASYVWLAPALDRMPPGTLRLLDTIDIQHVREETARAAGGSLPHARCARDDETREFGRADVLIAIQAEEAAQIRAMRPDREVLVAGHALKPLPYKPSPAGSRELLYVGNRYDPNVIGLRTLLRDVWPAVRAACPDAALTVCGRVAETVRRAPEGVSLVGHTPDLNPYYARAAAVLNPVPYGTGLKIKTVEAMAHGRCVICTKAGAGGLGDPTELPIIVADPAADMAAAILGILRDTARRHDLEQRAAACARERFHPDAAYGALVARLETHVGGADQSKRPS, from the coding sequence ATGACCGCCCCACCCGTCGACACCCGGCCTATTGTGCTCTGGATCCATCCCGGCGGCCTGGTCCCCATATCGGGCGGGGGCGCCGCGCGAACGTGGGCGCTCATCGCGCACCTCCGCGCGGGCGGCTTCGCGGTGCACCTCGTCACCGGCGATCACGGCGAGCACAACGCGGGGCTGGAGGCGCTGGTGGACCGCCTGTGGATCCCCGGGGGCGCCGCCCCCCCTTCGGGTCGCCCGGCTACGAAGGCCGCTCTTGAACGCACGCTGAAAGGCCTCTGGCGCCGGCTGGACCCCGACCTCCGCGCCTACCGCCGCCTCGCCGCCCGTTCCAACCGGCCTTCCGCTTCCCTGAACGCCCTCGTGCGCAACCGCCGCCCCGCCCTGGAGGCCTTCGCGGGCGAAATCGCCTACCGCATCCATCCAACCGCCGCCATCGCCAGCTACGTGTGGCTCGCCCCCGCGCTCGACCGCATGCCGCCGGGAACGCTGCGCCTTCTCGACACCATCGATATTCAGCATGTGCGCGAGGAAACGGCGCGCGCCGCCGGGGGAAGCCTGCCGCACGCCCGTTGCGCGCGGGACGACGAAACTCGGGAGTTTGGCCGCGCGGATGTGCTGATTGCGATACAGGCGGAGGAGGCGGCCCAGATACGGGCGATGCGCCCCGATCGGGAGGTGCTGGTCGCCGGGCACGCGCTGAAACCGCTCCCATACAAGCCCTCGCCGGCCGGATCCCGCGAGCTGCTCTATGTCGGCAACCGCTACGACCCCAACGTCATCGGCCTGCGCACCCTGTTGCGCGACGTCTGGCCCGCCGTGCGCGCGGCCTGTCCCGACGCGGCGCTGACGGTGTGCGGGCGCGTCGCGGAAACCGTCCGCCGCGCGCCGGAGGGCGTGTCGCTCGTCGGCCATACGCCCGACCTGAACCCGTATTACGCCCGGGCCGCCGCCGTCTTGAATCCGGTTCCCTACGGCACCGGCCTGAAGATCAAGACGGTGGAGGCGATGGCCCATGGACGTTGCGTGATCTGCACGAAAGCGGGCGCGGGCGGCCTCGGGGATCCAACGGAACTCCCCATCATCGTCGCCGATCCCGCGGCGGATATGGCTGCGGCGATCTTGGGCATCCTGCGCGACACGGCGCGCCGGCATGATCTCGAACAGCGCGCCGCCGCCTGCGCGCGGGAGCGATTCCACCCCGACGCGGCCTACGGCGCCCTGGTCGCGCGACTTGAGACGCACGTGGGCGGCGCGGATCAATCGAAGAGGCCGTCGTAG
- a CDS encoding DUF115 domain-containing protein, which yields MIAWTPKFPKYALPLAYWRLLRARRGYFDRVGLKLGPWGMPRFTHIPGSQQRLALMRNKQRGRRCFIIANGPSLQALDLAKLRREVTIGCNGIYQAFPEWGFHTSYLVFEDIEQLELRRHDVGRVSGPVKLAAIYNAYAFKPDRRTLFFNAPRMRGQLYYWEDLYPQFSRDFAAIVHLGSTVTYIMLQLAYHLGCDPVYLIGLDHDYGELPKRFPPGKITITEENVELIRGLHFSNQYYQVGDQIGVPDVARQEAAYAAARAAFEADGRRVFNASAHTALDVFERRGYDGLFD from the coding sequence ATGATCGCCTGGACGCCGAAGTTCCCGAAATATGCGCTGCCCCTGGCGTACTGGCGGCTGCTGCGCGCGCGGCGCGGCTACTTTGATCGGGTGGGGCTCAAGCTGGGCCCGTGGGGTATGCCGCGCTTCACCCACATCCCCGGCAGCCAGCAGCGGCTGGCGCTCATGCGCAACAAGCAGCGCGGCCGCCGGTGTTTCATCATCGCGAATGGGCCGAGCCTCCAGGCGCTGGACCTGGCGAAGCTGCGGCGCGAGGTCACGATCGGCTGCAACGGGATTTACCAGGCTTTTCCGGAGTGGGGCTTTCACACGTCCTACCTGGTCTTTGAGGATATCGAGCAACTGGAGCTACGGCGTCACGACGTCGGCCGGGTTTCCGGGCCGGTGAAGCTGGCGGCGATCTACAACGCCTACGCGTTCAAGCCCGATCGGCGGACCCTCTTCTTCAATGCGCCGCGGATGCGCGGGCAATTGTACTACTGGGAAGATCTCTATCCCCAGTTTTCCCGTGATTTCGCGGCCATTGTGCATCTCGGCAGCACGGTGACCTACATCATGCTGCAACTCGCGTATCACCTGGGCTGCGACCCGGTGTATCTCATCGGGCTGGACCACGACTACGGCGAACTGCCGAAGCGCTTTCCGCCGGGGAAGATCACGATCACGGAAGAGAACGTCGAGCTGATCCGGGGGCTGCATTTCAGCAACCAGTATTACCAGGTCGGGGATCAGATCGGCGTGCCGGATGTCGCGCGGCAGGAAGCCGCCTACGCGGCGGCGCGCGCGGCCTTCGAGGCGGATGGGCGCCGGGTGTTCAACGCGAGCGCCCACACCGCGCTGGATGTGTTCGAACGCCGCGGCTACGACGGCCTCTTCGATTGA
- the rraA gene encoding ribonuclease E activity regulator RraA produces MAFKTADLCDQFPEQVDIAEQPFRDFGGRSRFCGVIETVKAFEDNSKVKECLAEPGEGKVLVVDGGASMRRAMLGDMIAASAVKNGWAGVLINGCIRDSADIAAMDLGVKALGTHPCKTEKRGLGRHNVPVRFAGVTFHPGHYIYADEDGILVSATPLELPAG; encoded by the coding sequence ATGGCATTCAAGACGGCTGATTTGTGCGACCAGTTTCCGGAGCAGGTGGATATTGCGGAGCAGCCCTTTCGCGATTTCGGCGGCCGCTCGCGGTTTTGCGGCGTGATCGAGACCGTGAAGGCCTTCGAGGACAACAGCAAGGTCAAGGAATGCCTGGCGGAGCCGGGCGAAGGCAAGGTGCTTGTGGTGGACGGCGGCGCATCGATGCGCCGGGCGATGCTCGGGGATATGATCGCCGCGAGCGCGGTGAAGAATGGCTGGGCGGGCGTGCTGATCAACGGTTGCATCCGCGATTCGGCCGATATCGCCGCGATGGATCTGGGGGTGAAGGCGCTGGGCACGCATCCCTGCAAGACGGAGAAGCGGGGGCTGGGGCGGCACAATGTTCCGGTGCGTTTTGCGGGAGTGACCTTTCACCCCGGACACTATATCTACGCGGACGAGGACGGCATACTGGTGTCCGCCACACCGCTGGAGCTACCGGCGGGCTGA
- a CDS encoding metal-sensitive transcriptional regulator: MHDPETQKKIAHRLRRIEGQVAGIRRMVEDGKYCVDILTQISAAQSALAQTGKVVLGQHMATCVKDTFEDGNEADRDQKIAELLDVFIRYAGPGLR; the protein is encoded by the coding sequence ATGCACGACCCGGAAACCCAGAAAAAAATCGCACACCGGCTCCGCCGCATTGAGGGCCAGGTCGCCGGCATCCGCCGCATGGTGGAGGACGGCAAGTATTGCGTGGACATCCTCACGCAGATCTCCGCCGCCCAGTCCGCCCTGGCGCAGACCGGCAAGGTCGTGCTGGGCCAGCACATGGCCACGTGCGTCAAGGACACCTTCGAGGATGGCAACGAAGCGGATCGCGATCAGAAGATCGCGGAACTGCTGGATGTCTTCATCCGCTATGCCGGACCCGGCCTGCGCTAG
- a CDS encoding heavy metal translocating P-type ATPase: protein MTVKTENARHTAEHDGATYYFCCDGCRKKFQAAPGKYLDTARRDADSGDGVKDPVCGMDVDPETAKHRADHGGATYYFCSDGCRVKFEKDPDHYLKPEAQDAPPADKNAFYTCPMHPEVEQRGPGSCPKCGMALEPADGGDGAEDTSELDDMTRRFWISLALTVPIFCIAMGDMLPPLQHALSHPAWKWVQLALATPVVLYGGAVFFQRGWQSLVNRHLNMFTLIALGTGVAYAYSIVATIVPGLFPEGFRGHNGQVALYFESAAVIITLVLVGQVLELRARRKTAGAIRALLELAPKTARRIREDGAEEDVPIDELQEGDRLRVRPGERVPVDGAIEEGESSVDESMITGEPMAVKKGAGDAVTGGTVNQNGSFVMRAERVGADTTLSQIVDMVRQAQRSRAPIQRVADTVAGYFVPAVVLVSILSFIAWMIWGPEPAIAYALVNAIAVLIIACPCALGLATPISIMVGTGRGAQAGVLLRDAEALEAMERVDVLVVDKTGTLTEGKPRVVTVEAEDGFSEEDVLRIAGSLERGSEHPLAAAILAAAKDRGAALADPKGFDAVTGKGVTGAVDGKRVLLGNASLLEDSGVDTGHLSERAEARREKAETVVLLAVDGQPAGLIGIADPIKESTPDALKTLHEAGLRIVMLTGDSQTTAEAVARELGIDEVHAGVMPDQKLEHVKALQEEGFRVAMAGDGTNDAPALAQAHVGIAMGSGTDVALESAGITLVKGDLAGIARARHLSRATMRNIRQNLFFAFAYNALGVPIAAGALYPVFGLQLSPMIAAAAMSFSSVSVVGNALRLRRVDL, encoded by the coding sequence ATGACGGTTAAGACCGAGAACGCGCGCCATACCGCCGAGCACGACGGCGCGACCTACTACTTCTGCTGCGATGGCTGCCGCAAGAAGTTCCAGGCGGCGCCGGGCAAATACCTCGACACCGCCCGGCGGGATGCCGATTCGGGGGACGGCGTGAAGGATCCCGTCTGCGGCATGGACGTTGACCCGGAAACCGCGAAACACCGCGCCGATCACGGAGGCGCCACGTATTACTTCTGCAGCGATGGCTGCCGCGTGAAGTTTGAGAAGGATCCGGACCACTACCTGAAGCCCGAAGCGCAAGACGCGCCCCCAGCTGACAAAAACGCGTTCTACACCTGCCCGATGCACCCGGAAGTGGAGCAACGGGGGCCGGGTTCCTGTCCGAAGTGCGGGATGGCGCTGGAACCGGCGGACGGCGGCGATGGCGCGGAGGACACGTCGGAACTGGATGATATGACACGGCGTTTCTGGATCAGCCTGGCGCTGACCGTGCCGATCTTCTGCATCGCCATGGGCGACATGCTCCCGCCGCTCCAACACGCCCTTTCCCACCCGGCGTGGAAGTGGGTGCAGCTGGCGCTCGCGACGCCTGTGGTGCTCTATGGCGGCGCCGTATTCTTCCAGCGCGGCTGGCAGTCCCTCGTCAACCGCCACCTCAACATGTTCACCCTGATTGCGCTCGGCACCGGCGTCGCCTACGCCTACAGCATCGTCGCCACGATCGTCCCCGGCCTGTTCCCCGAGGGTTTCCGCGGCCACAACGGCCAGGTCGCGCTGTATTTCGAATCCGCCGCCGTAATCATCACGCTCGTGCTGGTCGGGCAGGTGCTCGAACTCCGCGCGCGCCGCAAGACCGCCGGGGCCATCCGCGCATTGCTGGAACTCGCCCCCAAGACCGCACGCCGCATTCGCGAGGACGGCGCAGAAGAGGACGTTCCGATTGACGAGCTCCAGGAGGGCGATCGGCTCCGGGTCCGGCCGGGTGAGAGGGTGCCGGTGGACGGCGCGATCGAGGAGGGCGAAAGCAGCGTCGACGAGTCCATGATCACCGGCGAGCCGATGGCTGTGAAGAAAGGGGCGGGCGATGCCGTCACCGGCGGCACGGTCAACCAGAACGGTTCCTTCGTTATGCGCGCGGAGCGCGTGGGCGCGGACACGACGCTCTCGCAAATTGTGGACATGGTCCGCCAGGCCCAGCGGAGCCGCGCGCCCATCCAGAGAGTGGCCGACACCGTTGCGGGCTATTTCGTGCCCGCCGTGGTGCTCGTATCGATACTTTCCTTCATCGCCTGGATGATCTGGGGCCCCGAACCCGCCATCGCCTACGCCCTCGTCAACGCCATTGCCGTACTCATCATCGCCTGCCCCTGCGCGCTGGGGCTCGCCACGCCCATCTCCATCATGGTGGGCACGGGGCGTGGCGCCCAGGCCGGCGTGCTCCTGCGTGACGCCGAAGCGCTGGAGGCCATGGAGCGCGTGGATGTGCTCGTGGTGGACAAGACCGGCACCCTGACCGAGGGCAAGCCGCGCGTCGTCACGGTGGAAGCCGAGGACGGCTTTTCCGAGGAGGATGTGCTGCGCATCGCGGGTTCACTGGAGCGCGGCAGCGAACACCCGCTCGCCGCGGCCATCCTCGCGGCGGCGAAAGATCGCGGCGCCGCCCTCGCCGACCCGAAGGGCTTCGACGCGGTGACCGGCAAGGGCGTCACCGGCGCCGTGGACGGAAAACGCGTCCTGCTTGGCAACGCCAGCCTGCTGGAGGACAGCGGCGTGGACACGGGCCATCTTTCGGAGCGGGCCGAGGCGCGCCGCGAGAAGGCCGAGACCGTGGTGCTGCTCGCGGTGGACGGCCAGCCCGCGGGCCTTATCGGCATCGCGGACCCGATCAAGGAAAGCACGCCGGACGCCCTGAAAACCCTCCACGAGGCCGGTCTCCGCATCGTCATGCTCACCGGCGACAGCCAGACCACCGCCGAGGCCGTCGCGCGCGAACTGGGCATCGACGAAGTACACGCGGGCGTGATGCCGGATCAGAAACTGGAGCACGTGAAAGCGCTCCAGGAGGAAGGCTTCCGCGTCGCCATGGCCGGCGACGGCACGAACGACGCCCCCGCGCTGGCGCAGGCCCACGTGGGCATCGCTATGGGATCCGGCACGGATGTCGCCCTCGAAAGCGCGGGCATCACCCTCGTCAAGGGCGACCTCGCCGGGATCGCGCGCGCGCGCCACCTCAGCCGCGCCACCATGCGCAACATCCGCCAGAATCTGTTCTTCGCCTTCGCCTACAATGCTCTCGGCGTCCCCATCGCCGCCGGCGCGCTCTACCCCGTCTTCGGACTGCAGCTCAGCCCCATGATCGCCGCCGCCGCCATGAGCTTCAGCTCGGTGTCGGTGGTGGGCAATGCGCTGCGCCTGCGGCGGGTGGACTTGTAA
- a CDS encoding arylsulfatase, with product MRPLKTIVAIVLAASCMGVHSAMPNIVVILADDLGYGDVACYNPDSKIPTPHLDAMAAAGMRFTDAHSPSAVCSPTRYALLTGTYAWRSRLKSSVLWPWDGPLIDPETPTLPGMLAAAGYDTACIGKWHLGWDWATKDGSRPNDHVPLGQWDVKVRGPLGDTIDFTKPIANGPTTRGFGYYFGDDVPNFPPYAFIENDRLLGLPDRPKPEAMFGSPGPMVEGWDLTEVLPALLEKAVAFIQAAPGEAPFNRRADAPFFLYLPLTSPHNPVAPAPEFIGTSGAHRYGDFVHQTDAFVGAVLAALESAGQLDNTLVIFTSDNGSAQNDGENMANKPGTVLAYGHNPSHIYRGMKADIWEGGHRVPFIAQWPGQIPAGAVSDEVIGHMDLMATVAAITGAQLPEGAARDSYNVLPALRGEARTAPIREATVHHSIHGMFAIRQGQWKYIDGRGSGGWTEGGHDGPEGQLYDLENDPAETTNLYEAHPEIVARLAALLDTYKDSGRSVADRGR from the coding sequence ATGAGACCACTGAAGACCATTGTCGCAATAGTGCTGGCGGCCTCGTGCATGGGCGTCCACTCGGCGATGCCCAACATCGTGGTGATCCTCGCGGATGATCTGGGCTATGGCGACGTGGCCTGCTACAACCCGGACTCGAAGATCCCCACGCCGCACCTGGATGCGATGGCTGCGGCGGGCATGCGCTTTACCGACGCGCATTCGCCGAGCGCGGTCTGTTCCCCCACGCGCTACGCGTTGCTCACGGGGACCTATGCCTGGCGATCGCGCCTGAAGAGCAGCGTGCTCTGGCCCTGGGACGGGCCCCTCATCGACCCGGAGACGCCCACGCTGCCCGGCATGCTGGCGGCGGCGGGGTATGACACCGCGTGCATCGGCAAGTGGCACCTGGGTTGGGATTGGGCGACGAAGGACGGTTCGCGGCCCAACGACCACGTCCCGCTGGGCCAGTGGGACGTGAAAGTGCGCGGGCCGCTGGGGGACACCATCGATTTCACGAAGCCGATCGCGAATGGCCCGACTACGCGCGGCTTCGGCTATTACTTCGGCGACGATGTGCCCAACTTTCCGCCCTATGCCTTCATCGAGAACGATCGCCTGCTCGGCCTGCCCGACCGGCCCAAGCCCGAGGCCATGTTTGGATCGCCGGGGCCAATGGTGGAAGGCTGGGACCTGACCGAGGTCCTGCCGGCCCTGCTGGAGAAGGCGGTGGCCTTCATCCAGGCCGCACCCGGCGAAGCGCCGTTCAACCGGCGCGCGGATGCGCCATTCTTCCTGTATCTTCCGTTGACCTCGCCGCACAACCCGGTGGCGCCCGCGCCCGAATTCATCGGGACGAGCGGCGCGCACCGCTACGGGGATTTCGTGCACCAGACGGACGCATTTGTCGGCGCGGTGCTGGCCGCGCTGGAGTCGGCCGGCCAGCTGGACAACACGCTCGTCATCTTCACCAGCGACAACGGGTCGGCGCAGAACGACGGCGAGAACATGGCCAACAAGCCCGGCACCGTGCTGGCCTACGGCCACAACCCGAGCCACATCTACCGCGGCATGAAGGCCGACATCTGGGAGGGTGGCCACCGGGTTCCCTTCATCGCGCAGTGGCCAGGCCAGATCCCCGCTGGCGCGGTATCGGACGAAGTCATCGGTCACATGGATCTGATGGCGACCGTGGCCGCAATAACCGGCGCGCAACTGCCGGAGGGCGCCGCGCGCGACAGCTACAACGTCCTGCCGGCCCTGCGCGGGGAAGCGCGGACGGCCCCGATCCGCGAGGCGACCGTGCACCACTCGATTCACGGCATGTTCGCGATTCGCCAGGGCCAATGGAAGTATATCGACGGGCGCGGCAGCGGCGGCTGGACCGAAGGCGGCCACGACGGGCCCGAGGGCCAGCTCTACGACCTGGAAAACGATCCGGCGGAAACAACCAACCTGTACGAGGCGCACCCCGAGATCGTGGCGCGCCTCGCGGCGCTGCTGGATACGTACAAAGACTCAGGCCGGAGCGTGGCCGACCGCGGGCGGTGA
- a CDS encoding ATP-binding protein: MITRSTDIAHLKDLLRQFPATAILGPRQSGKTTLSRQFSADHYFDLENPADLALLSQPKLVLDDLSGLIVIDEIQRLPEFFPLLRHLIDTRPDQRYLILGSASRDLIRQSSESLAGRIAYHELGGFRLTDVGVENWRPLWHRGGLPPSYGAMDDFDSYAWREQYIVSFLERDIPQLGITVPAVTLRRFWTMLCHYHGQVLNYAEFSRSFGVSDLLVRRYIDILEGTFMIRTLHPWHVNLSKRMVKRPKVYIRDTGLLHTLMSVRSDRDLASHNKLGASWEGFALEVAARAIGKRNVELNFWATHAGAEVDLFWQEHGKNWAIEVKYADAPRMTKSMSSALADLELEHLWVVYPGDRAYPLDKRVSTLPITNIGAGWNYP, translated from the coding sequence ATGATAACCCGCTCTACAGACATAGCGCATCTCAAGGACCTCCTACGGCAATTCCCTGCCACCGCGATCCTCGGACCGCGCCAGTCGGGTAAGACCACACTTTCAAGGCAGTTTTCGGCGGACCACTACTTCGATCTGGAGAATCCAGCGGATCTTGCACTGCTCTCGCAGCCGAAGCTCGTTCTGGATGATTTGTCCGGTCTGATTGTGATAGACGAGATTCAGCGGTTGCCGGAGTTTTTTCCCCTGCTGCGGCACTTGATTGATACGCGACCCGACCAGCGTTACCTGATCCTGGGCAGCGCCTCGCGCGATCTCATCCGGCAGTCGTCGGAGTCGCTTGCCGGTCGAATCGCCTATCACGAACTGGGTGGATTTCGCCTGACCGATGTCGGCGTTGAAAACTGGCGTCCACTCTGGCATCGGGGCGGGCTGCCGCCGTCGTATGGCGCGATGGACGATTTCGACAGCTATGCGTGGCGGGAGCAGTACATCGTCAGCTTTCTCGAGCGTGACATTCCCCAGCTCGGCATCACGGTACCGGCCGTCACGCTTCGGCGCTTCTGGACCATGCTTTGCCACTATCACGGGCAGGTGCTCAACTATGCGGAGTTTTCCCGCTCTTTCGGTGTGAGCGACCTGCTGGTGCGACGCTATATCGATATTCTGGAGGGCACGTTCATGATTCGCACGCTCCATCCGTGGCATGTGAATCTGAGTAAGCGCATGGTAAAGCGGCCCAAGGTCTACATCAGGGACACCGGTCTACTGCACACGCTCATGTCGGTGCGCAGCGATCGCGATCTTGCGTCCCACAATAAGTTGGGAGCTTCCTGGGAGGGCTTCGCGCTGGAGGTCGCGGCGCGAGCCATCGGCAAGCGGAATGTGGAGTTGAACTTCTGGGCAACGCATGCGGGCGCCGAGGTGGACCTGTTCTGGCAGGAGCATGGGAAGAACTGGGCCATCGAGGTGAAATACGCCGATGCGCCGCGGATGACCAAATCGATGAGTAGCGCCCTGGCCGATCTGGAATTGGAGCACCTGTGGGTGGTGTATCCGGGCGATCGGGCGTACCCGCTGGACAAGCGTGTGAGCACGTTGCCCATCACGAATATTGGGGCGGGGTGGAACTACCCTTGA